One segment of Solanum stenotomum isolate F172 chromosome 1, ASM1918654v1, whole genome shotgun sequence DNA contains the following:
- the LOC125854538 gene encoding uncharacterized protein LOC125854538 has protein sequence MEDIETRFNRPRRVRDDPNYIQPSGMSNIFPQLGKPASAPENYHLAPMQKLQAHRYVLLNCSIVTPFADRIVILFNINFLISYREFRQHIRRSSRGRRPSPTEIERKVNKEFVDWFQKRIMNPDSIDTMSTDLKFLARGPSVNARRYTAYNINGSKFRTLAREEGLKTQNSGVFLTSKTSCVASSSDGNLRQAEIPYYGKLEDIIEINYNGRFKVVLFKCKWADTTRDRGYQKDRWNFNCVNFDKLIHTGEREEHEPYIEASQAQLVFYVDDIVNKGWSVAVHLKPRDMYDMGEVIEEEVYENEPYQEQELEQFYADGDDYVQLATDHIIDDIVDPNVATDLATNAMSE, from the exons ATGGAGGATATAGAAACAAGGTTCAATAGACCTAGGCGTGTCCGTGATGATCCAAACTATATTCAGCCTTCTGGAATGTCGAATATCTTCCCTCAGCTAGGTAAACCTGCATCAGCTCCAGAAAATTACCATTTAGCTCCTATGCAGAAACTACAAGCTCATCGATATGTGCTTTTGAATTGTTCAATAGTCACACCATTTGCGGA TAGGATAGTCATTctatttaacattaattttcttatttcatataGAGAATTTAGACAACACATAAGGAGGAGTTCACGAGGAAGAAGACCTTCACCTACAGAGATAGAGAGGAAAGTTAATAAAGAATTTGTAGATTGGTTCCAAAAACGG ATTATGAATCCAGACTCAATAGACACAATGTCTACTGATCTAAAGTTTTTAGCACGAGGTCCATCTGTAAATGCAAGAAGATATACTGCATATAATATCAATGGGTCTAAATTTCGAACTTTGGCTCGAGAAGAAGGTCTGAAAACACAGAATAGTGGAGTTTTCTTAACCTCTAAAACATCATGTGTTGCAAGTAGCTCTGATGGAAATTTAAGGCAAGCGGAGATACCATATTATGGGAAGTTAGAAGATATTATTGAGATCAATTATAATGGACGATTCAAGGTTGTTCTTTTCAAATGTAAATGGGCTGATACTACTCGAGATAGAGGGTATCAAAAGGATCGTTGGAATTTTAATTGTGTTAATTTTGATAAACTGATTCACACGGGTGAACGTGAAGAACATGAGCCTTACATCGAAGCATCTCAAGCACAACTGGTGTTCTATGTGGATGATATTGTCAATAAAGGTTGGAGTGTTGCTGTGCATCTAAAGCCAAGAGATATGTACGATATGGGAGAAGTAATAGAAGAAGAAGTATATGAGAATGAACCATACCAAGAGCAAGAACTTGAACAGTTTTATGCTGATGGTGATGACTATGTACAACTAGCTACAGATCATATAATTGATGATATAGTAGATCCAAATGTTGCTACTGACCTAGCAACAAATGCAATGtctgaatga